GTCTGAGGGAAAATTGGAAGTTGATCAGGGGTTTGGAGGGAATTTGAGGAAAAATGTTGCGGTTAGTGGGATTGTGAATGAAAATGTTGATTCTAGAAATGTAGTGGATAAGACCCTAGAGCAGGAAACTGGGTTGATTGCTAATGGGGATGTGAATGAAGTCGATAATTTGAAAAATGGGATTGATTTGAATGCTGGgtttaatttgaatttgaatgatgGGTGTGACTTGAATGTTGATCCAAATGTTGGTAAGGAAGAAATTGCAGAGATAAGAGattgtattgatttgaatttggatGCGAATGATGAGTTTGTTGAGAATCAGAATGTGGATAGTTTGGGCGGTTCAGCTGTGCTCACCCACGGAAGCCAGAGGAGGGGATGCAATTTCGATCTGAATTTGGAAGTTAATGAAGAATTTAAGGATACAGAAGGTGACTGTGAAGAAAAATTCAAGGTTAATCCCAGGTTTGAATTGGTTgaagaaagtctaaagaaagaGAGGAGTGGAGATGCTGAAGAAAAGGTTATTGACGATGGTAATTCTAATGAGACCTGGAAGGAAGTGTATATTGATATTAATGAAGATATTCCCATGACGAGCGTTGATGACCCCATTGACTGTGCAGCTGGTGAACGGCTTGATAATACATATTGTTGTTCCAGTGGAGATCTGAAGGCTGATGGTTCTCTTGGGATTTTTGAGACTAGCTGCATTAATGATAGTGGATTGGTGGAAGTTCCGGTGAAGGATAGTCTCTATGAGGCCCGCACTCCAATGATTCATGGAAACCTAGGCGATTCAGGAAGTCCATGCATTCAAAAAAGTAGCCgtagaaagagaagaaaactaCTGGATAATTTGATATCTACGACTACAGAGACAGTTTTGAGGAGAAGCGCTCGTAGAGGTTCTGCTCAAAATCATGTTTCTGTCAGCGATCCATTTTCCTCTTCTGCAGTGAGTGCAATAACAGAGGAAAAACCATCGATTTCTGGTTGTGAAGAGGCTGAAAATCCTAGTGTTCTTTTTCAGGAGCTGGAATTACCTCCTTCATCACAACATTTAAATCTAGATGGAATTCCCATACTTGACGTTTTTTCTATTTATGCTTGTTTAAGATCATTTAGCACTCTATTATTTCTGAGTCCCTTCAAGTTGGAGGATTTTGTGGCCGCACTGACGTGCAAGTCTCCTAGCTCATTATTTGATCATGTTCATGTTTCTATTTTGCAAACACTGAGAAAACACTTGGAGTGGCTTGCAAATGATGGTTCCGAAACAGCTTCTGATTGTCTGAGGTATATTCTTACCCCCCTCCCCATTTTCATATTAATCTGATGTCACTGCTTGTGTTACTTGGAACTTCCTTTATTGATTGTGAACATTTTGTGTTCTTCGATGCAGGAGTCTTAATTGGGATTTTCTTGACTTGATTACATGGCCAATTTTTATGGTTGAGTATTTCTTGATCCATAGTTCGGGACTGAAGCCAGGATTTGATCTCAGTTGCTTCAAGTTATACAAAACTGACTACTACACACAACCTGCTTCTGTAAAAGTTGAGATACTGCGGTGTCTATGTGATGATTTGATAGAAGTGGAAGCCATGAGGTTAGAAATTAATAGAAGGTCTTTGGCTGCTGAGCCTGACATGGTCAATGACCGGAATTTGAACTATGAGGTTTGTAAGAAAAGGAAGGCTCTAGTGGAGGTTGCTGGTACCTCTAATGCGAATGATGAGGTTGATGATGACACCACCGACTGGAATAGTGATGAATGCTGCCTCTGTAAGATGGATGGAAATTTAATCTGCTGTGATGGCTGTCCTGCTGCATATCATTCAAAATGTGTTGGAGTTTCTAATGATCTTTTGCCGGAGGGTGACTGGTACTGCCCTGAGTGTTTGATTGACAGGCATAGACCTTGGATGAAATTGCAGAAGTCACTCCGAGGTGCAGAGTTATTAGGAATTGATCCTCGTGGTCGGCTATATTTTAAAAGTTTTGGGTACCTTTTGGTGTAAGTCTATCATTTTTCATCTTTACATGGCTTAGTAAGTTAGTAATATATCGCTGCTGGTGTTACTAACTAATAGCAAAGATGACTATTTTTGTTATTCATTGGTCATTTTGCTCTTAATTTTGGCCTACGCAAACATGTTCCTTAAAATCATTATTCATGAGAAACAAACATGAATTATACCAAGTTCCATTGACGTAATTTGGAAAACCTATCAAGAAGTGTGGAATTGGTTGGTTGTCCCATGTTCATTTCATGGTGAATGTGTAATAAAACAAGTCATCTTAAGATTCTTCCTAGGACATCTAACTGAACAAGGTCTTAGATCTTAAATAATTAATTGCTAGACCAATCAGCTGTATTTCCATTTTGCCTAGTCAATTAACATGGGGAATCTTTTCTCCTCTGATTCCTCCACTGCACAAGTTGTCTATTTATTATCCTTATTCTTTCCTTTCAGAATCTCAACATCATAAagttgttttcaaagtttggtTTATAGTTTTCATTGTGTGTGACATTCCACATGCATATCGTATACATTGTTTGCACCATTCCTTCCTCCACCCTTTTTTATTCTTCCTTTCTCCTACATCTCTCCCTTTATCTTAGAATAATAAATGATGGAATGAAAACTCAAAtctaaaaacaaaatggttaccAGATGGGCCTTTAGTGGTTGAGCTATTCTCAGATCCTTATGTGAAATGATatgttcatttttcttttgggataataattttttgattaaatgtagatttaaatgttgtattTTACTTCTCTAGATTATGTACCACTACTTGTCATCATATTTGGGTATGTGTTTGGCTTCATCTATTTATGGTTGTTTCTCTTGCAGATCAGATTCTTTTGATAGCGAGTCCGCATTCAACTATTACACCAGAGATGATCTGAATAAAGTTATTAAAGTGCTAAGGTCTTCAGGTTTTTTCTATGGTGGGATATTAGTGGCCATCTGCAAGCACTGGGACATTCCTGTTAGCTTTGATGGAGCATATAGTGAAATTGGCTGCTTGATGCCCCCGTACCCATTGGCATTTTCAGAAACATGTGCTGTTAAGAATGAGACTGATAAAGATAGAAAATTGCAAGAGAATTCAGGGACTGTGACAGCAATTCCAAATATAGCTTCTGAAGTGTCAGCTGAAACCATGCAAGTGGAAAGGTCAGTCATGCTGTGCGATCCAGATGAACCTGACTTTGTGGGACTTCATCCTGAAGACTGTTCTTTACCATCTGCTAGCTTGCATGTCAGAAAAGGAATCACTAGAAAAGGGGGAACTTCAGAAATGCATTGTGGAATTGGTTATATGAACTATTACAGTTTTGGCCAAATTGCTTCATCTGTTGCTGAGGAGTTGACGCGTAAACCATCAgaaaaaattaaagaagataAAATAATAACAGAAGAGGAAATAGTATCAGCACAGATGAAGACCATTTTAAAAAAATCTTCCAAGTTTTTCTGGCCAAATATTGAGGACCTAAATACTGGTGCACGGAAAGAGAAATGCGGTTGGTGCTTTTCTTGCAAAGCTCCTGCTGATGACAAGGATTGCTTGTTTATCATGAGTATGGGGTCTATCAAGGATGCTTCTAATAGTGATAGAGTTGGCCTTCAATCCAAAAAGAATGGGAAAGGTCATCTTAATGATGTCAGCTGTCAAATCCTATCTATTCATGATCGTCTGCAGGGACTTCTGTTGGGCCCATGGTTGAGTCCACTTCACACAGAACTCTGGCGTAAATACCTTCTTTATGCATCTGGCATTGCCTCCATTAAATATTTACTTCTCATGGTAaggattttatttaattttaatctgTTTATAGTATAGAATTTGTTAATTTACATATGCTAAACTTTTAAGCTGGTGTTCCTGTCAACTTCTTGTTATTATTATGCTCTGGTTTTCTGGTTTTTTAATGTATCTCATTGATTTATTGCAAAGAGAATTTTGTATTACCATTACTTGCTTGGCTATCTTGATTTTGTTCTTTAATTCCATCTCTTAACATTGGTGGATATACATGATACAGTTGGAGGCAAATTTGCGTCATCGTGCACTTTCAGCGGATTGGTTGAAACATGTAGATTCTGTTAATACCATGGGTTCAGCTTCTCATGTTGTGACTTCATTACGTAGCAGAAGAAGGCCCAAGTGTTCAGATAGTGAGTCCAACCCCTCTTTAAATGCTGCCAGTGGATTGGGAATGTTTTGGTGGAGGGGTGGTAGGCTTTCTCGTCAGGTTTTCAGTTGGAAGGTTTTGCCTCGTTCCTTGACTTCCAAGGCTGCCAGACAAGGTCtgctattttttatttctatttattATGTGTAATTTTGCATTTTAGAGTTTTTACAGTTAAATCATCAACTGAATAATTATTCTCAATTGATTCGAAGTTGTAATATTCTGCAGCTGGGTGTACAAAGATACTGGGTATATTATATCCTGAGAATTCAGAATATGCTAAGAGAAGCAAATCTGTTGCCTGGCGAGCTGCTGTTGAGGCCTCAACTAGTGCAGAACAGCTTGCTTTACAGGTATATTTTCCATACCTTTTCATTTAAAATGGCGATGTTTAGATGTTTCACTGGCTTCTTAAATATTTAGTTTTTCTCTTTAGTTGATTGGCCCCAAAGCTGAGTGATTCAGTTTTAACATTTTTGGGTCCCCATTATAATTCACTCTCTTGAATGAGTAGTTTAGAAATTTGGGTCCGTAAAAATTTGTTATTGTTTCAGGTTAGAGAGCTTGATTCAAACATTAGATGGGATGATATTGAGAATTCACATCCTCTGCCAACATTGGACAAAGAATCTAGAAAATCAATCAAGCTGTTCAAGAAAGTTATTGTCCGCAGGAAGTCCTCTGAAGGGGGAGCAGTTAAGTATCTTCTTGATTTTGGTAAGAGAAGAGCTATCCCTGACATTGTGAAGGGATTTGGTTCTTTGGTTGAAGAACTGTCTAGTGAGAAGAAAAAGTATTGGCTGGATGAATCATATCTTCCCTTGCATCTTTTGAAAAGTTTTGAGGAGAAAAGGATTGCCCGCAAGTCTACTGATGTGAAATCTGGTAAAGTTCTTGAGGTTGCTAGAGTAACAAAGAGGCCCCGGGAAGAAAAGggatttatgtatttgttttcgAAGGCTGAAAGATCTGAGTATTATAAATGTGCACACTGCAACAAAGATGTCCTGATAAGgtaataaaaatttattattcTCCATGTACTTGTCATTTCGTATTGTTTGTGCTTGTCATTGCTTATATTTCCCAAAATAGCTTGTTTGCTTCTGATTAAAATAAACTAGGAAATTCCTTTTTCTGGAACAGTTGATTTTCGAAGTCAGTTTGAGGTAATTTTATTTCTGATATCTACTGGATAGAAATGAATGTTAAACTAGTGGAGTTTCGTAGGCCTTTCACATAGGTTCATCTGTCAAAACATTGAGGTTCCTGTTAAGAAAAATTAGGAGGCATTTGGAAGATTCATAGTTGTGATGTTTGAGGAGTAAGTTCTATGATATGAATAGATGGGCATCTCTTGTGGCTTCCTAGTCTTGTTAAAGGACCAATTCTTGAGATTCTATTGTCGTGGTACATGTTAAATGTTGTATTACTTATGTTTTTACCAATCATCTTatataagtttattttcaatatAACAGGGAAGCTGTGAGTTGCCAGTCTTGCGAAGGTGTGGTTTCCTCCCTCCCTCTcggtttttttcctttttccattataatatatataaatttttaataCTTTGTCAAACAATCAAGCAAGCATGCCAAGCAATCAAATATTtgactattattattattattattattattattatttctctaATTCTCATCATAAAGTCATAATAAACTAATAGAAACTAAGTTAGAAACATAAAATTAGCATGAACTTTATGAAAACCCTACCCAAAACGACATTGTTTTGGGTTTGGcctttttgaaagaaaaataagaaattcaAACGCCCAGGTGGCACCTCAACAACGCCTCAGGCGTGCCTCCCAAAGACCTAGGCTAGTCTAAAGCCCACTCCCGGTGGGCAGAGGCATTTTGTTGATAGCCCCACCTAAAAACCGCCTAGGCTAGCCTCaatactagttttttttttaaacattgtTCCTTTGTTATGTTATTTTGAAACATTGCTGGTGGAACACTTTGTATTAGTATTTTGTGAAGTCTTCaagcttttatttattttaccaaCTCATCAACCTCACACTTAAAGGCCTTATAATCCCAGTATATTAAATTCTCCGTTAATGGTCTTTTGCTTTCCTCTTGGCCCTCCTTCAGGCTTCTCCACGAAACCCTGTAGTTATCTTTCATGCTTGAAAGTAACTGATAGAAAGTAAATATGTAATATGTACCATTGATGGGAACTATTTGTGACACTAGACTTCATATGGAACACTATCCAACCTTATTTGGTTGACAATCATGCTCCTGTTAATGTTCTGAATCATTGTTGGAGTTCTTTTCTGTGGACAGTTCTTTCCATATTGTTTCCATTTCATTTTGGCAACTATGTTGAAGTAGTAATAGTGGTTCTTTctgttatttttcattttgattttgatgtaCATACAAGTTAGACCCATTAAGAGGCAGCATTACTTATTGACACACAGCATGTTTTTTCGTTACTTTCTAATGAATAAAGGGTGCCCCTACAACTTTATGCTTGATGCCTGTCAGGGATTTTCATTGTCTTAACCTTGTAAGGTACAAAATTTCAGGATTTTTTCACAAAAGGCATGCCAGGAAGTCTGCTGGGGCAGTGGTGGCTCGGTATAAATATACATGCTACCAATGCCAGAAGGGATTGCGTCCGAAGATTGACACAAAAAGAAGGAAAGTTGAAACAAAAGGAGGGAAAGTACAGCCACATAAATGTAAACCGAAAGGAGGGAAAGTACAGTCACAAAAGTTTACAAATTCTCAAACAGGTCGCAGATCGATGcgtttgaaaaacaaaaaaaaagctttaGCTGGAGGACGACAAGTAAGATTGAAAAATAGCAAAACAGTTCCAGCAAGTGTACCCCTACGTCGTTCTCCTAGAAAAGCTAAATGTTTACCGGTGCAAAATAAAAGGCATAGCAAACgcaagaaagggaaaaaaggcAAATCCAATAAGGGCACATATAAGAAACCAAATACAGCTACATGGCAGAAGAAGAGAACGCAAGTTTATCACAGTTACTGGCTTAATGGTCTGCTGTTGTCCAGAAAACCAAGTGATGAACGTGTTATGCATTTTAGGGATAAGAAACTCCTTGTGCATTCAGAATGTGTGTCAACCATTCTTGATCAACTCAAATGCCACCTTTGTTGTGAAGCAAGATATTCGTCTTCTTTAAATTATATTTCTTGTGAAATATGTGGAGGTAAATGACTAGCAATGCAAGTGTAGTTTTAAATGTAATTAAAGTTATATTGTTATCGTGATTTCAGCAAGTTTTAGCTGAATTGTTGGCTCTCTGTTTTAGTATGCCATAATGCTATTAATCTCCACAGTTTGGATCCAATTCCTCTTCAATTTACATATTTTAACATATCCTTCACTACCTTTTCTACCATGCAGTGTGGTTTCACGGTGATGCTTTTGGACTGAATTCGGAGAACATTGGTAAGCTGATTGGATTTAAGTGCCACATGTGTCGTGAAGGGAACCCTCCTATCTGCCCCCACTTGGAAGATGTGAAAACTGATGTCCCTCAATTGGCTGAAGCTCAAATTGATGGTACCGTTGATTGTTCTGAGGAAGTACCTAACTCTGTCCCACCTTTAAGTGAGGTATATATGCATGTCAAACTTTGGCTCTAATAAATTGTGCCGGCTGTGTTGATGCAATAGCATCCGTACAATGAACATCTATGTCTCTTAATTTGGGCTTATATGGTATTAAATTGTAATTGGTTCAGTTTCCTTCATTCTAAACGTTACTATATCAACAGTGCGCTTAACCCCTGGCCATTCTTTTAATGatttggtttttattaaaataataataacaataataatgaacAGTAACCTCCAAGGCGTTGAGAAGTTCTTTGGTATTAAATTTTTAGCTTCTGCTCGGTGTTCTTTGTCAAAGAATTTAGGTGTCCCTTCTAGTGCCAACTTTAATTTCTTATTATCCTTTTTTCGGAGGAGTTTGTACTTGAAGTTATAATCTGTTTGGGTTTTGAGGTCGATGACACCTCATCTGTATTGTGGCTTCTTATAATTTTCTTTCAAgtaaagtttgtgttttgtataaaatttaaaaaagtcGTTTAGAAGAAGTTGAGTAGTTGATGGGGGAGTGAAAATATTTGTCATTGGTAGTTCAAAGTTTGTGATATACTTACCAATTACCTATGTATGATTTGCAGATCACATGCAATTGAACACTTTTGGCATTATTGCAAGATGGGTACATCAGTGTGCTATTTGTTCTTTCTACACGAAGGCATTCTTATTAGTTGAggtacttcattgattaaaattgaAGGCAGAGTTGTGGGAAGGAATGGGTTTCAGGATCCTCAGCTCGAGATTTTCGGTGACAGTGAAGGAAACCATTTTCTTAGGCGAAGGGGAATATCGCGAGGTAAGTTGCTTTCCTGTGTGAAGTTGTGGCAACAATGCCATATATGAAGAACCATCATAAAGAGCAAAGGAACCGACAAAAGAGGCAGAAGCGGTAGAACATAGGAAAAAGAATGTCCCTTTCTTGCTACAAGATCTGTATGTGTGTTGCGGTTACCTATTGTTTACTGTTGCATCTGGTGATAGAGGACATTTGTTCTGGATACTCATGTGTTATTTTTCTCTTGTTGCAGGTTTTTAATTATCTTTATAAGAGTTGTGATTGTAACGTGAAACCATTGAGGACGACCTGAGGCTGCGTTCCTGGTGGAGTTGCTATCTGACGTTGTTTAGGTTTGGACTTAGTTCAATTAGGTGATACTAACAATTATTAGGAGAGGATTAGTTTCGTGTTAGGGACGATGGACGATAGACCGCAGATGCTATTTATTCTTTCAATCAAAGTAACTAATTAGATTTTAAATTGTTGGTAACAGTATGAAACAGTTTCACAAGTTTGAGATTCCTAGTCTGCTTGATTTATTTGTATTGGTACAACTTGCAATGATATTGTACAGTTAtctccagaaaaataaaaaagtatggGGATGATCAAGGGTTTGTGATTGTATAGGCGTCTGAGTATTTATGCATTTGGAGTATAGCATCGTTGTTTAAAAGAAAAGTTAAGAGAGAACTATGTTAGCCTTCCCCCATGCAAGTGTAGGCGATGAGAACAGAGAGCACATATGCGAGCAGACGAAGCCAAGGCCTTAGCAGTCCCGTGGTTTCCCCAGGCAGGGTGGGCGTTCATGCGAGTCCCTTCCAATCTCATTAATTTTAGTCCCTGCATATAACAAACACAAGATTACATTAATAAGTAGTCCAGTGAAAGATAATGAGGGCCAAATAGAAGCACCCAATGCATTTCATtacttatttaatttaataagtgaaaggttttaggttcaattcttgccaaatgagaagttgaatcacattattatggcaAGCTCATTGTAATGTTCAACCCCCTTTACTGTAGATactatcatttgttcaaaaaagaagaaaaaaatgcaaaGTGACAGTTAACTATTTTCTATCTACGTGAGTTGTGACAGTAAACCATTCTAAGCAAGTATTTTTGGGCTAGGCAAAGCGTCTAGGCAGAGGTGccattatttttcttt
This window of the Malus domestica chromosome 03, GDT2T_hap1 genome carries:
- the LOC103426921 gene encoding DDT domain-containing protein PTM, whose translation is MEFVGRSVRKEFKGHGFFAGTVKSYAAASGLFEVVYEDGNTEELSFDEVSLLLGGGAEADLVEVAAKRSRLGRKPKKRRRIERKREIRGNAALGNDSGFGGDLNENCNLSDGSEGKLEVDQGFGGNLRKNVAVSGIVNENVDSRNVVDKTLEQETGLIANGDVNEVDNLKNGIDLNAGFNLNLNDGCDLNVDPNVGKEEIAEIRDCIDLNLDANDEFVENQNVDSLGGSAVLTHGSQRRGCNFDLNLEVNEEFKDTEGDCEEKFKVNPRFELVEESLKKERSGDAEEKVIDDGNSNETWKEVYIDINEDIPMTSVDDPIDCAAGERLDNTYCCSSGDLKADGSLGIFETSCINDSGLVEVPVKDSLYEARTPMIHGNLGDSGSPCIQKSSRRKRRKLLDNLISTTTETVLRRSARRGSAQNHVSVSDPFSSSAVSAITEEKPSISGCEEAENPSVLFQELELPPSSQHLNLDGIPILDVFSIYACLRSFSTLLFLSPFKLEDFVAALTCKSPSSLFDHVHVSILQTLRKHLEWLANDGSETASDCLRSLNWDFLDLITWPIFMVEYFLIHSSGLKPGFDLSCFKLYKTDYYTQPASVKVEILRCLCDDLIEVEAMRLEINRRSLAAEPDMVNDRNLNYEVCKKRKALVEVAGTSNANDEVDDDTTDWNSDECCLCKMDGNLICCDGCPAAYHSKCVGVSNDLLPEGDWYCPECLIDRHRPWMKLQKSLRGAELLGIDPRGRLYFKSFGYLLVSDSFDSESAFNYYTRDDLNKVIKVLRSSGFFYGGILVAICKHWDIPVSFDGAYSEIGCLMPPYPLAFSETCAVKNETDKDRKLQENSGTVTAIPNIASEVSAETMQVERSVMLCDPDEPDFVGLHPEDCSLPSASLHVRKGITRKGGTSEMHCGIGYMNYYSFGQIASSVAEELTRKPSEKIKEDKIITEEEIVSAQMKTILKKSSKFFWPNIEDLNTGARKEKCGWCFSCKAPADDKDCLFIMSMGSIKDASNSDRVGLQSKKNGKGHLNDVSCQILSIHDRLQGLLLGPWLSPLHTELWRKYLLYASGIASIKYLLLMLEANLRHRALSADWLKHVDSVNTMGSASHVVTSLRSRRRPKCSDSESNPSLNAASGLGMFWWRGGRLSRQVFSWKVLPRSLTSKAARQAGCTKILGILYPENSEYAKRSKSVAWRAAVEASTSAEQLALQVRELDSNIRWDDIENSHPLPTLDKESRKSIKLFKKVIVRRKSSEGGAVKYLLDFGKRRAIPDIVKGFGSLVEELSSEKKKYWLDESYLPLHLLKSFEEKRIARKSTDVKSGKVLEVARVTKRPREEKGFMYLFSKAERSEYYKCAHCNKDVLIREAVSCQSCEGFFHKRHARKSAGAVVARYKYTCYQCQKGLRPKIDTKRRKVETKGGKVQPHKCKPKGGKVQSQKFTNSQTGRRSMRLKNKKKALAGGRQVRLKNSKTVPASVPLRRSPRKAKCLPVQNKRHSKRKKGKKGKSNKGTYKKPNTATWQKKRTQVYHSYWLNGLLLSRKPSDERVMHFRDKKLLVHSECVSTILDQLKCHLCCEARYSSSLNYISCEICGVWFHGDAFGLNSENIGKLIGFKCHMCREGNPPICPHLEDVKTDVPQLAEAQIDGTVDCSEEVPNSVPPLSEITCN